From the genome of Ktedonobacterales bacterium:
TCGCCGCCTATGACCCGGCAGAGATGGTCTATCATAAAGAGCAGCTCTTGGAGCCGCCTGGCCAGGCCACGCGCGGCACGCTGGATGCCTGGGACAATCCGCCGCCGGAAGAGACGCCGCAGCCGGTGCCAGGGCGGCGCGGCTACTTCGATGGCCTGGAAGCCTCGGCGGCAGCCGTCGGGCAGGGCGACCTCCCGGCAGAGGCAGAACCCATAGAGGAGGAGTAGGGCGTAACGCCCCAACACACGTATGTCAATCACGGCCACAACCTTCGCTTTTGTGGCGCTGGCGGTCACGGCCACGCTTTCCGGGCTGGGCGTGATCCTGTTCCGCAACGCCGTCTACAGCGCCCTTAGCTTAATATTAAATCTATTCAGTCTGGCGCTCTTTTTTTTGCTGCTGAACGCGCTCTTTCTCGCGGTTGTCCAGGTGCTGATCTATACCGGCGCGATCATGGTCCTCTTCCTGTTCGTCGTCACCATGCTGGCCCCTGACGCGCAGGTGACTGAGCAGCGCGACCCCATCCGCTGGCAGAGAGGCGCGGCGGCGGGCCTGGCCGTCATTCTGGTGGGCGGGCTATCCTATATCTTGCTGAACACTATGCTCAGCCCGGCAGCGCGCGCCTCGTCAGCCGCAAGTTTGTCGAGTATGGTTGACAAATTCGGCAGCATCCAGGCGTTCGGTATGGGCCTGTTTCACGGCTTTCTCTTCCCGTTTGAAGTGACCAGCATTCTGCTGGTCGTCGCTATCGTCGGCGCGCTGGTACTCGGCAGAAGGGCTTCGCGGGATTAGGCAAAGGGCTGGCTTGTTCAGAGAAAAGAGGCAGCAGATGTCTGAAGAAATGCCAGAGCAACCAGGCACGAACATGCAGCTTAGCAGCAAGTGGGCTAATTTGCTGGCAGGAGCAGTGATTGTCATTTTCCTATTAACATTGGTACTCATGGTAGCCGCGATTGGGTTACTGACCTATGGTATCTTCTCTGGATCGGCTGCCGCTCTCATAGGATGCCTGTACTGCTTATTAGGCGTTGGTGTATTGGGTGGATTGCTTAAAAAAGCATCTGATCTGCCCCAGAAGGGGCGGTTGGGGGCTGCCCTGACTAATGGCCGCGAAACCTACACCAGAGTTAAAGCAGAGTTAAGCGAGCGCTATAAGCGCGCAAAGAATAGCGAGTACTAACCACTGATGAGAGGATTAACGGTTATACCTCCAGATCAACCAGCAGGCTATGGAATCGTCAGCGCGGTGCTGTTCACGATTGGCGTCGTGGGCGTGCTGGTGTTGGGTCGGAGGGCTTCTAGGGATGGCGAGTACTCAGCACTGATTGAGGAGTATATGACCAACGACGAGCGCATCCATCTTCCTGATGCCCCGGCTATTTCCGGCCTCATGTTCCGCCGCTTCCGGGGCGCAGCCGACTATGCGCCGATAGTCGCTGTGCATGAGGGTTCGCGGGAATGGGATCAGGTGGACCCACTCTCTTCTCGTGAAGGCGTCCCTACAGTTGATAGCCTGGCAGCTAGCTTTGGCGCGGTCTCATCTGGCACACCTGATCTACTCATCGCTGAGGTGGCAGGGCAGGTCATTGGCTACAATCACGTCTTGTGGCGCTGGACAGAAGTAACCGGCACGCGGGTGTATCTCCATCTCGGTTATCTGCTCCCGGCCTGGCGCGGAAAAGGAATAGGCCAGGCGATGTTCCAC
Proteins encoded in this window:
- a CDS encoding NADH-quinone oxidoreductase subunit J; its protein translation is MSITATTFAFVALAVTATLSGLGVILFRNAVYSALSLILNLFSLALFFLLLNALFLAVVQVLIYTGAIMVLFLFVVTMLAPDAQVTEQRDPIRWQRGAAAGLAVILVGGLSYILLNTMLSPAARASSAASLSSMVDKFGSIQAFGMGLFHGFLFPFEVTSILLVVAIVGALVLGRRASRD